Proteins co-encoded in one Gossypium arboreum isolate Shixiya-1 chromosome 11, ASM2569848v2, whole genome shotgun sequence genomic window:
- the LOC108464331 gene encoding serine/threonine-protein phosphatase PP2A catalytic subunit-like has protein sequence MPSHGDLDRQIEHLMQCKPLSETEVKTLCEQARAILVEEWNVQPVKCPVTVCGDIHGQFHDLVELFRIGGHAPDTNYLFMGDYVDRGYYSVETVTLLVALKVRYRDRITILRGNHESRQITQVYGFYDECLRKYGNANVWKYFTDLFDYLPLTALIESQIFCLHGGLSPSLDTLDNIRALDRIQEVPHEGPMCDLLWSDPDDRCGWGISPRGAGYTFGQDISGQFNHTNGLTLISRAHQLVMEGYNWSQDKNVVTVFSAPNYCYRCGNMAAILEIGENMEQSFLQFDPAPRQIEPETTHVFYNNQRVLASS, from the exons ATGCCGTCCCACGGGGATCTGGATCGTCAGATCGAGCACTTAATGCAGTGCAAGCCGCTATCGGAAACGGAGGTGAAGACTCTGTGCGAGCAGGCGCGTGCGATCCTTGTGGAGGAGTGGAATGTTCAGCCGGTGAAGTGTCCGGTCACCGTCTGCGGCGATATCCACGGCCAATTTCACGATCTCGTCGAACTGTTTCGCATCGGTGGCCACGCTCCCGACACTAATTATCTCTTTATGGGCGATTACGTAG ATCGAGGATATTACTCTGTGGAGACTGTCACTCTTTTAGTTGCACTGAAAGTTCGTTATAGAGATAGAATAACTATTTTAAGAGGAAATCATGAGAGCCGGCAGATAACTCAAGT GTATGGCTTTTATGATGAATGCTTGAGAAAATATGGAAATGCTAATGTCTGGAAGTATTTCACTGACCTCTTTGATTATTTACCTCTCACTGCCCTGATTGAAAGTCAG ATTTTCTGCTTGCATGGTGGACTATCCCCATCTTTGGATACATTAGATAACATCCGTGCTCTGGACCGCATACAGGAG GTCCCTCATGAGGGTCCAATGTGTGATCTCTTATGGTCTGATCCTGATGACCGATGTGGATGGGGAATATCTCCTCGGGGGGCTGGGTATACCTTCGGACAGGATATTTCTGGGCAGTTCAACCACACAAATGGGCTCACTCTGATTTCTAGAGCTCACCAGCTTGTTATGGAAGGATATAATTGGTCCCAG GACAAGAATGTGGTAACAGTGTTCAGTGCACCAAATTACTGCTACCGTTGTGGGAATATGGCTGCAATACTTGAGATTGGGGAGAATATGGAGCAAAGTTTTCTTCAGTTTGACCCAGCTCCACGTCAGATCGAACCAGAGACCACGC ATGTGTTTTACAACAATCAGAGAGTTCTGGCATCTAGTTGA
- the LOC108461181 gene encoding transcription factor bHLH79, producing the protein MDPPLINESSFSAANPSAYSLAEIWPFPINPGSDPTAVTGGGLGLRIGNLGGFGETSGLRDGSMEESTVTEQSVGCGGGRKRKELSSEDESSKIVSTTTSANELNDSNGKRMKTPVSKNGNTGSKEAEVEASSADGSKPDKNSKPAEPPKQDYIHVRARRGQATDSHSLAERARRERISERMKILQDLVPGCNKVIGKALVLDEIINYIQSLQQQVEFLSMKLEAVNSRINVNPSFEGFHSKDLGLQPIDGAGMIFGSQTAREYAQGSHPEWLQMHVGGNFERAA; encoded by the exons ATGGATCCCCCATTGATCAATGAGTCATCCTTTTCAGCAGCCAATCCTTCAGCTTACAGCCTCGCTGAGATTTGGCCTTTCCCGATCAACCCAGGCTCTGACCCAACTGCTGTAACTGGAGGTGGGTTGGGGCTCCGGATAGGTAATTTGGGTGGGTTTGGGGAAACTTCGGGTCTTAGAGATGGGTCCATGGAGGAATCTACTGTGACTGAACAGAGTGTTGGATGTGGAGGTGGGAGAAAAAGGAAGGAATTGAGCTCTGAAGATGAGTCTTCCAAGATTGTTTCTACTACTACTAGTGCCAATGAATTg AATGATTCCAATGGAAAACGGATGAAAACTCCGGTCTCAAAGAATGGAAATACGGGTTCTAAAGAAGCCGAGGTGGAAGCGAGTTCTGCAGATGGTAGCAAGCCAGATAAGAATAGCAAACCTGCCGAACCACCTAAGCAAGACTATATTCATGTTAGAGCTAGAAGGGGTCAAGCTACTGATAGCCATAGTCTCGCCGAGAGA GCCAGGAGAGAGCGGATTAGTGAGAGGATGAAGATTCTTCAAGATTTGGTCCCTGGATGCAACAAG GTCATAGGGAAGGCACTTGTTCTTGATGAGATTATTAATTACATCCAGTCACTGCAGCAGCAGGTTGAG TTCTTGTCAATGAAGCTCGAAGCAGTTAATTCAAGGATAAACGTGAATCCTAGCTTCGAAGGGTTTCACTCAAAGGAT CTTGGTTTGCAGCCAATTGATGGTGCTGGAATGATATTCGGCTCACAAACAGCGAGGGAATATGCTCAAGGGTCGCACCCCGAATGGCTGCAGATGCATGTCGGTGGAAATTTCGAAAGGGCAGCGTAA
- the LOC108463279 gene encoding PRA1 family protein B4-like, which translates to MSASVPAALPISGTQPDETQPPVAISAFRAFLSRLNDSLRNSLSERRPWPELADRSTFSKPESFSDATLRIRKNYSYFRVNYLMVIGVTLAFSLIFHPFSLLLLLGLLFSWIFLYLFRPADQPLIIFGRTFSDRETLGILVIFSIFVIFLTSVGSLIISAIMLGFGLVCAHGAFKAPDDLFLDDQEPAATGFLSFIGGAASNAVAATVPTISNTRI; encoded by the coding sequence ATGTCCGCCTCAGTTCCGGCCGCCCTCCCTATCTCCGGTACACAACCCGACGAAACCCAGCCACCCGTCGCCATCTCTGCATTTCGCGCTTTCCTTTCCCGCCTTAATGATTCCCTCCGCAACAGCCTCTCAGAGCGCCGTCCTTGGCCTGAACTTGCTGACCGTTCCACCTTCTCCAAGCCGGAATCTTTCTCCGATGCTACCCTCCGTATCCGCAAAAATTACTCTTATTTCCGAGTCAATTATCTGATGGTCATTGGTGTCACCCTTGCATTTTCGCTTATTTTCCACCCATTCTCCCTTCTCCTCCTTCTAGGGCTTCTCTTCTCTTGGATCTTCCTTTACCTCTTCCGTCCTGCCGATCAACCTCTTATCATCTTCGGTCGCACCTTTTCGGACCGTGAGACCCTTGGGATCCTTGTCATCTTCAGTATCTTTGTGATTTTCCTGACCTCTGTTGGATCTCTTATCATTTCCGCTATTATGCTTGGGTTTGGTCTTGTTTGTGCTCATGGTGCCTTTAAAGCTCCCGATGATCTGTTCTTGGATGACCAAGAACCAGCAGCCACCGGTTTCTTGTCCTTCATTGGTGGCGCCGCCTCTAATGCCGTTGCCGCCACTGTTCCTACTATTTCTAACACTCGTATATGA